One segment of Onychomys torridus chromosome 3, mOncTor1.1, whole genome shotgun sequence DNA contains the following:
- the LOC118579362 gene encoding mitochondrial import receptor subunit TOM22 homolog, whose amino-acid sequence MVAAVAAAGAGEPRSPDELLPKAEAEKTEEELEEDDDGDDELDETLFERLWGLMDMFPQRVRSAAGVFNLSLFVAQKMYRFSRADLRVGTTSFMILVLPVVFATETLQMEQQQQILWGPNTGLSGGMPGARPPLPGKI is encoded by the exons ATGGTCGCCGCCGTTGCTGCAGCCGGTGCTGGGGAGCCTCGGTCCCCAGACGAACTGCTCCCGAAAGCCGAGGCGGAGAAGACTgaggaggagctggaagaggACGACGACGGCGATGATGAGCTAGATGAGACCCTGTTTGAGAGACTCTGGGGTCTGATGGACATGTTTCCGCAGAGGGTCCGGTCTGCCGCCGGAGTCTTTAATCTCTCGCTCTTCGTGGCTCAGAAGATGTACAGATTTTCCAGGGCAGATTTGCGGGTTG ggaccACTTCCTTTATGATCCTGGTTCTTCCTGTTGTCTTTGCGACAGAGACGTTGCAAATGGAGCAACAGCAGCAGATACTTTGGGGGCCTAACACGGGGCTCTCAGGAGGAATGCCAGGGGCTCGACCTCCACTTCCCGGAAAGATCTAA